Proteins encoded in a region of the Devosia sp. RR2S18 genome:
- the greA gene encoding transcription elongation factor GreA — protein MEKIPLTINGHKALTAEYEHRTATERRRIIDAISEARAHGDLSENAEYSAAKEQQSLNEGRIKEIETILALADVIDVSKLSGKTVKFGATVTYIDEDTEEEKTYQVVGDPEADASAGRISISSPIARAMIGKEEGDSFEVAAPGGSKSYEIIKIKYV, from the coding sequence ATGGAAAAGATCCCGTTGACGATCAATGGCCACAAGGCTTTGACCGCCGAGTACGAGCACCGCACCGCAACCGAGCGTCGTCGCATCATCGATGCAATTTCCGAGGCGCGCGCTCACGGGGATCTCTCCGAGAACGCCGAGTACTCCGCCGCCAAGGAACAGCAGAGCCTCAATGAAGGCCGCATCAAGGAAATCGAGACCATCCTTGCCCTGGCGGATGTCATTGACGTCAGCAAGCTGAGCGGCAAGACCGTCAAGTTCGGCGCCACAGTCACCTATATCGACGAAGACACCGAGGAAGAGAAAACCTACCAGGTGGTTGGTGATCCCGAAGCTGACGCCTCGGCTGGCCGCATCTCGATTTCTTCGCCTATCGCCCGTGCCATGATCGGCAAGGAAGAAGGCGATTCGTTCGAAGTCGCCGCGCCGGGCGGCTCCAAGAGCTACGAGATCATCAAGATTAAGTACGTCTAG
- a CDS encoding pyridoxal phosphate-dependent aminotransferase, whose protein sequence is MGFLSEALGRVAPSATVGITQKAREMARAGRDVIALSAGEPDFDTPLHVRQAAIEAMNAGKTRYTNVDGIPELKEAVAAKFRRDNGLEVTAADCFVSSGGKQIIFNALMATLNPGDEVVVPVPYWVSYPEIVRLCGAEPVFAVADASTGFKLTPEVLERAITPATKWLILNTPSNPSGAAYTADELKNLAAVLLRHEHVHILTDDIYEVLVYDGGTFATIAQVEPALQARTLTMNGVSKSHAMTGWRIGYCTGPRQLLGAMTKLQSQSTTNPSSISQWAAVAALEGPQDFLAEWREVFQNRRDLVVAGLTADTGLDCLTPEGAFYVFPSCQRLLGKTSAGGTRLATDEEFVLALLEETGVALVHGMAFGLPGHFRLSYAASNAELEEAVRRIQAFCGGIS, encoded by the coding sequence ATGGGGTTCTTGTCGGAGGCGTTGGGCCGGGTAGCGCCGTCAGCAACGGTGGGCATCACGCAGAAGGCGCGCGAGATGGCGCGAGCCGGGCGTGACGTGATTGCGCTGTCGGCTGGCGAGCCGGACTTCGACACGCCATTGCATGTGCGGCAGGCTGCCATCGAGGCGATGAACGCGGGCAAGACGCGCTACACCAATGTGGATGGCATTCCCGAACTCAAGGAGGCCGTCGCTGCCAAGTTCCGGCGCGACAATGGGCTCGAGGTAACTGCGGCCGATTGCTTTGTATCGTCGGGCGGCAAGCAGATCATCTTCAATGCGCTGATGGCGACGCTCAATCCCGGCGACGAAGTGGTGGTGCCGGTGCCCTATTGGGTGAGCTACCCCGAAATCGTGCGGCTCTGTGGCGCAGAACCGGTCTTTGCGGTTGCGGATGCTTCGACCGGCTTCAAGCTGACGCCCGAAGTGTTGGAGCGGGCGATTACCCCGGCCACCAAGTGGCTGATCCTCAACACGCCGTCCAACCCTTCGGGCGCGGCTTATACGGCGGACGAGCTCAAGAACTTGGCCGCGGTGCTCCTGCGGCACGAGCATGTCCATATTCTCACCGACGATATTTATGAAGTGCTGGTCTATGACGGGGGGACCTTCGCTACCATTGCCCAGGTGGAGCCGGCGCTGCAGGCGCGCACTCTGACGATGAATGGCGTGTCCAAATCGCATGCCATGACCGGCTGGCGTATCGGCTATTGCACCGGGCCGCGGCAATTGCTGGGGGCGATGACCAAGCTGCAGAGCCAGTCGACCACTAATCCGAGCTCGATTTCGCAATGGGCGGCGGTGGCGGCGCTCGAGGGGCCGCAGGATTTCCTCGCCGAATGGCGCGAGGTGTTCCAGAACCGCCGCGACCTGGTGGTGGCGGGTTTGACGGCCGACACCGGGCTTGATTGCCTGACGCCCGAAGGGGCCTTCTATGTGTTCCCGTCGTGTCAAAGATTGTTGGGCAAGACCAGCGCCGGCGGCACGAGGCTTGCGACCGACGAAGAGTTCGTCCTCGCGCTGCTTGAAGAGACAGGCGTTGCCCTGGTGCATGGCATGGCCTTCGGCCTGCCAGGGCATTTCCGGTTGAGCTATGCGGCGAGTAATGCGGAGCTGGAGGAGGCGGTGCGCCGCATCCAAGCGTTCTGCGGCGGCATCTCCTGA
- a CDS encoding HAD family hydrolase, with the protein MAHITTVALDADDTLWQNEQFFRLTEQRFTALLKDYTDAPDLSDQLITAVTRNLSFYGFGIKGFTLSMVETALEVTDHRVPGTVIAEILAAGRELLSHPVETLPYVDQALSHLQETHRLILVTKGDIFDQERKLAASGLAEFFAAIEIVSDKTPATYARIFAQHTDGADRTVMVGNSLKSDILPALAAGGFAVYVPHELTWPYEHAEEPVGEQRYARIEHLGQLPQAITSFDSR; encoded by the coding sequence ATGGCGCACATCACCACGGTTGCGCTCGATGCAGACGACACCCTCTGGCAGAACGAGCAGTTCTTTCGCCTCACCGAGCAGCGCTTTACCGCGCTGCTCAAGGACTATACCGACGCACCCGACCTCAGTGACCAGCTTATCACAGCCGTTACGCGCAACCTCTCTTTTTATGGCTTTGGCATCAAGGGCTTCACCCTGTCCATGGTCGAAACCGCCCTCGAAGTCACCGATCACCGCGTCCCCGGCACCGTCATCGCCGAGATTCTCGCCGCCGGCCGTGAACTCCTCAGCCACCCGGTGGAGACCCTGCCCTATGTGGATCAGGCTTTGTCGCACTTGCAGGAGACCCACCGGCTGATCCTCGTCACCAAGGGCGACATCTTCGATCAGGAACGCAAGTTGGCAGCTTCCGGGCTCGCCGAGTTCTTCGCTGCCATCGAGATCGTCTCCGACAAGACGCCGGCAACCTATGCCCGCATCTTCGCGCAGCATACCGATGGCGCCGACCGCACTGTGATGGTCGGCAATTCGCTCAAATCCGACATACTGCCCGCGCTTGCTGCCGGTGGTTTCGCGGTCTATGTGCCGCACGAACTCACCTGGCCCTATGAGCACGCCGAAGAGCCTGTGGGGGAGCAACGCTACGCCCGCATCGAGCATCTCGGGCAGCTTCCCCAGGCAATCACGTCTTTCGATTCTCGATAA
- the trxB gene encoding thioredoxin-disulfide reductase: MHAKVIIIGSGPAGYTAAIYAARAMLEPVMIQGLQPGGQLTITTDVENYPGFADVIQGPWLMDQMKAQAEHVGTKIVSDMIISVDLDRRPFVLTGDSGETYTADSLIIATGAQAKWLGLPSEQKFQGFGVSACATCDGFFYRNKEVLVVGGGNTAVEEALFLTNFASKVILVHRRNEFRAERILQDRLFKNPKIEVRWNTEIADIGGSAMPPSVNSVTLRDVATGRTYEQPIDGVFVAIGHAPATSIFAGKLDMKPGGYLQVKPGTTETNVPGVFAAGDVTDDVYRQAITAAGMGCMAALEAERFLAEHELAEAAE, translated from the coding sequence ATGCACGCGAAAGTCATCATCATCGGGTCGGGCCCTGCGGGCTATACCGCTGCGATCTACGCGGCGCGCGCCATGCTGGAGCCAGTGATGATCCAGGGTCTACAGCCCGGCGGGCAGTTGACCATCACCACCGATGTCGAGAACTATCCCGGCTTTGCCGACGTGATCCAGGGCCCTTGGCTCATGGACCAGATGAAGGCGCAGGCCGAGCATGTCGGCACCAAGATCGTCAGCGACATGATCATCTCGGTGGACCTGGATCGGCGCCCCTTCGTGCTGACTGGCGACAGCGGCGAGACCTATACGGCTGACAGCCTCATCATCGCGACGGGCGCGCAGGCGAAATGGCTGGGCCTGCCCAGCGAACAGAAGTTCCAGGGCTTTGGTGTTTCCGCCTGCGCCACCTGCGACGGCTTCTTCTACCGCAACAAGGAGGTGCTGGTGGTCGGCGGCGGCAACACCGCTGTCGAGGAAGCGCTGTTCCTCACCAATTTTGCTTCCAAGGTGATCCTCGTGCACCGCCGCAACGAGTTCCGCGCCGAGAGAATCCTGCAGGATCGCCTCTTCAAGAACCCCAAGATCGAAGTGCGCTGGAACACCGAGATTGCCGATATCGGCGGCTCCGCCATGCCACCATCGGTCAACTCCGTCACCTTGCGCGACGTGGCGACCGGCCGCACCTATGAGCAGCCGATCGACGGCGTTTTCGTTGCCATCGGCCATGCCCCCGCAACCTCTATCTTCGCCGGCAAGCTCGACATGAAGCCGGGCGGCTATCTGCAGGTTAAGCCGGGCACCACCGAAACCAATGTGCCGGGCGTCTTTGCCGCTGGCGACGTGACCGACGATGTCTACCGTCAGGCGATCACCGCTGCCGGCATGGGCTGCATGGCTGCCCTCGAAGCCGAGCGTTTCCTGGCAGAACACGAACTCGCCGAAGCGGCGGAGTAA
- a CDS encoding LysR family transcriptional regulator yields MLDWDKLRIFHTAAESGSFTHAAEKLGMSQSAVSRQISALEDDLGLKLFIRHARGLVLTEVGEQLFRTAHRMHWELQQVETQMSESQDVPTGPLIVTTTVGIGSTWLSARLDEFLKLYPLIQLEIRLNDAELDLAMREADVAIRLHRPNQSEMIQRKLFTVHNHFYASKSYVEEHGTPTSVDQLDDHRVISFGEPVPSYLGDINFLERLGRSDSSPRRAVLKVNAIYGMLQACQAGIGIAMLPDYVTEQTESLVQILPEIELPAYEAFFVYPPALKSSKRVGVFRDYLVTKAREWSF; encoded by the coding sequence ATGCTCGACTGGGACAAGCTCCGGATTTTTCACACCGCCGCCGAGTCGGGCAGCTTCACCCATGCCGCTGAAAAGCTGGGGATGAGCCAGTCAGCCGTATCCCGCCAGATCTCGGCACTCGAGGACGACCTGGGCCTCAAGCTGTTTATCCGTCACGCCCGCGGCCTGGTGCTGACGGAAGTCGGCGAGCAGCTGTTCCGCACGGCCCACCGCATGCACTGGGAATTGCAGCAGGTGGAAACACAGATGTCGGAGTCCCAGGACGTTCCGACGGGTCCCCTGATCGTCACCACCACGGTGGGCATCGGCTCGACCTGGCTCTCCGCCCGTCTGGACGAGTTCCTCAAGCTCTATCCGCTGATCCAGCTGGAAATCCGCCTCAACGACGCCGAGCTCGACCTCGCCATGCGCGAGGCAGATGTCGCTATCCGCCTCCATCGCCCCAACCAGTCCGAGATGATCCAGCGGAAGCTCTTCACTGTCCACAACCACTTCTATGCGTCCAAATCTTATGTCGAGGAGCATGGCACGCCCACCAGCGTGGATCAGTTGGACGATCACCGCGTCATCAGCTTCGGCGAGCCCGTCCCGTCTTATCTGGGCGACATCAACTTTCTCGAGCGCCTGGGCCGCAGCGACTCCAGCCCTCGCCGCGCCGTCCTTAAGGTCAACGCTATCTATGGCATGCTCCAGGCCTGTCAGGCCGGTATCGGCATCGCCATGCTGCCTGACTATGTGACCGAGCAGACCGAATCCCTCGTGCAAATCCTGCCCGAGATCGAGTTGCCGGCCTATGAGGCCTTCTTTGTTTATCCGCCTGCTCTTAAGAGCTCCAAGCGCGTCGGCGTCTTCCGTGATTATCTAGTCACCAAGGCACGCGAGTGGAGCTTCTAG
- a CDS encoding GNAT family N-acetyltransferase has product MIAIKTDPFPSDAMMRELWQLAWGIPGPESFQPILKHSLAHVGAYHSERLVGFVNVAWDGGVHAFLLDTCVLPELRRRGIASRLVGRAQALATQRGAEWLHVDFEPQLGGFYRACGFQPTKAGLIRLT; this is encoded by the coding sequence ATGATCGCCATCAAGACCGATCCGTTTCCATCCGACGCCATGATGCGGGAGCTTTGGCAGCTTGCCTGGGGCATCCCTGGACCCGAGAGCTTCCAGCCCATTCTCAAGCACAGCCTGGCGCATGTCGGCGCATATCACAGTGAGCGGCTCGTCGGCTTCGTCAACGTTGCCTGGGACGGCGGCGTGCACGCCTTTCTGCTCGACACCTGTGTGCTGCCGGAGCTGCGTCGCCGAGGAATCGCCTCGCGCCTTGTGGGGCGCGCCCAGGCTCTGGCGACACAACGCGGTGCGGAGTGGCTGCACGTCGATTTCGAGCCGCAGTTGGGAGGCTTCTATCGGGCATGCGGCTTTCAGCCCACCAAAGCAGGCCTAATCCGGCTGACCTAA
- a CDS encoding cold-shock protein, producing MATGTVKWFNGQKGYGFIQPDEGGADVFVHISAVQRSGLNGLDEGQKINYEIVKDKRTGKSAADNLTAS from the coding sequence ATGGCAACTGGCACCGTTAAGTGGTTCAACGGCCAAAAAGGCTATGGCTTCATCCAGCCTGACGAGGGTGGTGCGGACGTTTTCGTCCACATCTCCGCCGTGCAGCGCTCGGGGCTCAACGGCCTCGATGAAGGCCAAAAGATCAACTACGAGATCGTCAAGGACAAGCGCACCGGCAAGTCCGCCGCCGACAATCTGACCGCCTCCTGA
- a CDS encoding thymidine kinase — protein sequence MAKLYFSYSTMNAGKSTMLLQAAYNYRERGMRPLLFTSSLYVEDGIGLISSRIGISEPAELYGAADDLYHSVRDHLEAGKIDCVFVDEAQFLSPDQVWQLARVADRLKIPVMCFGLRTDFQGKLFPGSSELLAVADTLREIRTICECGAKATMVVRQNTDGRVLTEGEQVSIEKSVYVSLCRKHWEEAIGRWPVKGP from the coding sequence ATGGCCAAGCTCTACTTCTCCTATTCGACGATGAATGCCGGCAAGTCGACCATGCTCCTGCAGGCCGCCTATAACTACCGAGAGCGCGGCATGCGGCCGCTGCTGTTCACCTCCTCGCTCTATGTCGAGGACGGCATCGGCCTCATCTCCTCGCGCATCGGCATTTCCGAACCTGCCGAGCTCTACGGCGCCGCTGACGATCTCTACCATTCCGTCCGCGACCACCTTGAAGCCGGCAAGATCGACTGCGTTTTCGTCGACGAAGCTCAGTTCCTCTCCCCCGATCAGGTGTGGCAATTGGCCCGCGTCGCCGATCGCCTCAAGATCCCCGTCATGTGCTTTGGCCTGCGCACCGATTTCCAGGGCAAACTCTTCCCCGGATCGAGCGAACTGCTCGCCGTCGCCGACACGCTGCGCGAGATCCGCACCATCTGCGAGTGCGGCGCCAAGGCCACCATGGTCGTGCGCCAGAACACCGATGGCCGCGTTCTCACAGAAGGCGAGCAGGTATCGATTGAGAAATCGGTCTATGTTTCGCTCTGCCGCAAGCACTGGGAAGAAGCAATTGGCCGCTGGCCGGTAAAAGGACCCTGA
- a CDS encoding DUF2147 domain-containing protein yields the protein MRTLVRTLVAASLSVVLVVPASANLSGIWEIETKDSRYDVTMCGDGTELCAELIWLGNGGDTAENLPYLNTLLIDEARPVGPNKWKGELNLFGQTASGTITRLGEDTVRIQGCVLFVVCKSYKLHRYVE from the coding sequence TTGAGAACTCTGGTCAGAACACTTGTTGCGGCGTCTTTGTCGGTGGTGCTGGTGGTGCCAGCCAGTGCCAATCTCTCTGGTATCTGGGAGATTGAAACCAAGGACTCCCGGTATGATGTCACCATGTGTGGCGACGGTACGGAGTTGTGCGCAGAGCTGATCTGGCTGGGCAATGGCGGCGACACGGCCGAGAACCTGCCCTATCTCAACACCCTGCTGATCGACGAGGCGCGGCCGGTGGGTCCCAACAAGTGGAAGGGCGAGCTCAACCTCTTTGGCCAGACGGCCTCAGGGACCATTACACGGCTGGGCGAAGACACGGTGCGGATCCAGGGATGCGTGCTGTTCGTGGTGTGCAAGAGCTACAAGCTCCACCGCTACGTGGAGTAG
- a CDS encoding DMT family transporter — MPRPIAALLLLVATMLWGFAFLAQKSAMQSLDPLSFTGARYLLGGLLVLPIAMIEGRRQVRRPLSRRHWHATLALSLVFFLGTWLQQWGLETTTVTNGGFLTGLYVMFVPLIAYLVTRQRSHPILLLGVPLALFGIYLLNGGRLDGLNSGDLLIISCAVFWAIHILLLGVIAHQTARPILVSCITFLAAGLLSTLLALVFETPSVEGLSQAWIAIAYAGIASTAIGFTLQAIGQQHVPPANAAIILSAESLFAALGGAVVLGERLPPIGYLGAGLIFTAIVLVEAIPPLWARRRSYST, encoded by the coding sequence ATGCCGCGTCCTATCGCTGCCCTGCTGCTGCTTGTCGCCACCATGCTTTGGGGCTTCGCCTTCCTCGCTCAAAAATCGGCCATGCAGTCGCTCGATCCCCTGAGCTTCACCGGTGCGCGATACCTCCTGGGCGGGCTTCTGGTCCTGCCCATTGCCATGATCGAAGGGCGGCGGCAGGTCCGTCGTCCCCTCAGCCGGCGTCACTGGCATGCCACCTTGGCGTTGAGCCTTGTGTTCTTCCTGGGCACCTGGTTGCAGCAATGGGGGCTTGAGACCACCACGGTCACCAATGGCGGGTTTCTCACCGGGCTCTACGTCATGTTCGTGCCGCTGATTGCCTATCTCGTCACGCGCCAGCGCTCGCACCCAATCCTCTTGCTCGGGGTGCCGTTGGCCCTGTTCGGCATCTACCTGCTCAATGGCGGGCGCCTCGACGGCCTCAACTCCGGCGACTTGCTTATCATTTCCTGCGCCGTGTTCTGGGCCATCCACATCCTGCTGCTAGGCGTCATCGCGCACCAGACCGCCCGCCCCATCCTTGTCTCCTGCATCACCTTCCTGGCGGCGGGCCTGCTTTCCACTCTTCTTGCGCTGGTCTTCGAAACGCCTTCCGTCGAGGGGCTCTCCCAGGCCTGGATCGCCATCGCCTATGCGGGGATCGCCTCAACCGCCATTGGCTTCACGCTTCAGGCCATCGGTCAGCAGCATGTGCCGCCGGCCAATGCCGCCATCATCCTCTCCGCTGAAAGTCTCTTTGCAGCCCTGGGCGGCGCCGTGGTGCTGGGCGAGCGTCTCCCGCCGATCGGCTATTTGGGAGCCGGCCTGATCTTCACGGCCATCGTGCTGGTCGAGGCCATTCCGCCACTCTGGGCCCGGCGCCGATCCTACTCCACGTAG
- a CDS encoding acyl-CoA thioesterase yields the protein MLNDNDEPKGALTIRTLAMPSDTNPAGDIFGGWVMSQMDIAGSICAVERVQGRVATIAVEAMTFIAPVKVGDVLCVYTDIERVGNTSITISVEAWVRRRMLDHRVKVTDGRFVYVSLGEDGKKRPIPPLSR from the coding sequence ATGTTGAACGACAATGACGAACCCAAGGGCGCGCTGACCATCCGCACCCTCGCCATGCCCTCCGACACCAATCCAGCCGGCGACATCTTCGGCGGCTGGGTGATGAGCCAGATGGACATCGCCGGCTCCATCTGCGCCGTCGAGCGCGTCCAGGGTCGCGTCGCAACCATCGCAGTCGAAGCCATGACTTTTATCGCACCCGTCAAGGTGGGCGACGTGCTGTGCGTCTACACCGACATCGAGCGCGTCGGGAACACCTCGATTACCATCTCCGTGGAGGCGTGGGTACGCCGCCGCATGCTCGATCATCGGGTGAAGGTCACCGACGGGCGCTTTGTCTATGTCTCGCTTGGCGAAGACGGCAAGAAGCGACCTATCCCCCCGCTATCACGCTGA
- a CDS encoding DUF4864 domain-containing protein, producing the protein MRTILLALALLVNSFLPSVAGEVAAPPWQEVVEGQIEAFRSGDAEAALGFAATGFQAQFTEPEAFMIAIAASGYSPILESRSHSLGSSRRIGQDAAVQVVNFVGYDQRLHEGVYQMVREEDETWRVQGVVLRRRDGVGI; encoded by the coding sequence ATGCGTACGATCCTTTTAGCACTGGCTCTGTTGGTTAACAGCTTCTTGCCGAGCGTGGCTGGGGAAGTTGCGGCGCCGCCCTGGCAAGAGGTGGTGGAGGGGCAGATAGAAGCCTTTCGCTCGGGCGACGCAGAAGCGGCGCTGGGCTTTGCCGCCACAGGGTTTCAGGCGCAATTCACCGAGCCCGAAGCTTTCATGATCGCCATCGCGGCGAGCGGCTACTCTCCCATCCTAGAATCCCGGAGCCACAGCTTGGGCTCGTCGCGCCGGATCGGCCAAGACGCGGCGGTGCAGGTGGTGAACTTTGTAGGTTATGACCAGCGGCTGCATGAAGGTGTCTATCAAATGGTGCGGGAAGAGGATGAGACCTGGCGCGTGCAGGGCGTGGTGCTGCGGCGTCGCGACGGCGTTGGTATCTGA
- a CDS encoding SH3 domain-containing protein: MTRFGSFFAILALLATALLGASPAAALTKSGSAAWSNKPLVLRSGPGAAYEATGEIAGEVAIKVLRCQRLWCVVEGHGGRGWTSKDHISFGLGPDGPLFTIRPDYPSGGPGKVCFFTGTHYSGTAICAGPGQVFQDLALAGLDNRFASVQVTGDVSVATCRDRFFQSYCERIIASQPVLDRYLINSVSSIRVY; the protein is encoded by the coding sequence ATGACCCGCTTCGGCTCCTTCTTCGCAATTCTGGCACTTCTTGCCACCGCCCTGCTTGGCGCCTCGCCGGCCGCTGCCCTAACCAAGTCGGGTTCCGCCGCCTGGAGCAACAAACCCCTGGTTCTGCGCAGCGGTCCCGGTGCCGCTTATGAAGCAACGGGGGAAATAGCAGGTGAGGTCGCCATCAAGGTGCTGCGGTGTCAGCGGCTCTGGTGCGTTGTCGAAGGCCACGGTGGACGCGGCTGGACCAGCAAAGACCATATTTCCTTCGGACTTGGACCGGACGGCCCGCTGTTCACTATCCGCCCCGACTATCCCAGCGGCGGCCCCGGCAAGGTCTGCTTCTTCACCGGAACGCATTATTCCGGCACCGCGATCTGTGCGGGTCCCGGCCAGGTGTTTCAGGACCTCGCCCTTGCCGGATTGGACAACCGCTTCGCCTCCGTTCAGGTAACCGGTGATGTCTCGGTAGCGACCTGCCGCGACCGCTTCTTTCAAAGCTATTGTGAGCGCATTATCGCTTCTCAACCAGTGCTCGACCGGTACCTCATCAACAGCGTCTCCTCGATCCGCGTTTACTGA
- a CDS encoding SH3 domain-containing protein encodes MNRNTRKKMLNLATGVAVAATAVVVFLPAAQAAPGTVTANVNLRSGPGTSYGVVDVVRSGTQVDVEQCEGSWCYITKSGPDGWVSANYLSAGGTRVNPGNPGISFGFSIGGDGQPSINFGVGNQNQNQNPRPRPPIVVEPVVGEVCFFDRTRFRGSSFCVEEGESIRNLGDWADRISSIDNPDGYSVQVCSERNFRNCRTYTTSARSLGDFDDYIVSVRVR; translated from the coding sequence ATGAACCGCAATACTCGCAAGAAAATGCTGAACCTGGCCACCGGCGTTGCTGTGGCCGCCACCGCCGTGGTGGTCTTCCTGCCGGCCGCCCAGGCGGCTCCTGGCACCGTCACCGCCAATGTCAACCTGCGCTCCGGCCCGGGCACCAGCTATGGCGTCGTCGACGTAGTCCGTAGCGGCACCCAGGTGGATGTGGAGCAGTGCGAAGGCTCCTGGTGCTATATCACCAAATCGGGCCCGGACGGCTGGGTCTCCGCCAACTATCTCAGCGCCGGCGGCACCCGCGTGAACCCTGGTAATCCGGGGATCTCCTTCGGCTTCTCCATTGGTGGTGACGGCCAGCCCTCGATCAATTTTGGAGTCGGCAATCAGAACCAGAACCAAAATCCCCGCCCGCGTCCACCCATCGTAGTGGAGCCCGTCGTTGGTGAGGTTTGCTTTTTTGACCGCACTCGCTTCCGGGGCAGCAGCTTCTGCGTCGAAGAAGGCGAGAGCATCCGCAATCTTGGCGATTGGGCCGACCGCATCTCCTCCATCGACAATCCCGATGGCTATTCGGTTCAGGTCTGCTCGGAACGCAACTTCCGCAATTGCCGCACCTACACCACCAGCGCCCGCTCGCTCGGTGATTTCGACGACTACATCGTTTCAGTCCGCGTCCGCTAA
- a CDS encoding aminotransferase class V-fold PLP-dependent enzyme, translating to MTALPLNPARVRALFPAFSEPSLAGQAFFENAGGSFTAAPVLDKLEHFYRATKVQPYGVYAASQAAGEAMDESYRRMAQALNVSADWIHFGPSSSANTYVLAHALAGWLRPGDAIIVTNQDHETNTGVWRRLANHGIEIREWRVDAQTGRLALAELDKLLDSKVRLIAAPHCSNIAGEINPVADIAARAHANSAVVAIDGVSYAPHGLPDLAALGADIYFFSAYKVYGPHQGVLAVRPELAAQLPNQGHFFNDAKPRYRLTPAGPDHAQIAALSGMIDYLEAVAEIAGDKVEGFDPFRRAHAAMRAQEIALATPLLAYLSRKNSVRLIGPDNPAERAPTIAMALSEPGAAVAARLARHGIMASGGHFYAYRLLEGVGIAPDHGVLRLSFVHYTTPEEIDRLIAALDAELP from the coding sequence ATGACTGCCCTGCCCCTTAATCCTGCCCGTGTCCGGGCGCTTTTCCCGGCCTTCTCCGAACCATCGCTTGCCGGCCAGGCTTTTTTTGAGAACGCCGGCGGCTCCTTCACCGCCGCGCCCGTCCTCGACAAGCTCGAGCACTTCTATCGCGCCACCAAGGTGCAGCCCTATGGGGTCTACGCAGCCTCGCAGGCGGCCGGCGAAGCCATGGACGAGAGCTATCGGCGGATGGCCCAGGCGCTCAATGTGTCGGCTGACTGGATCCACTTCGGCCCATCGTCGTCGGCCAACACCTATGTGCTGGCACACGCCCTTGCCGGCTGGCTGCGCCCCGGCGACGCCATCATCGTCACCAATCAGGATCACGAGACCAACACCGGCGTCTGGCGACGCCTCGCCAACCATGGCATCGAAATCCGCGAGTGGCGCGTCGATGCGCAAACCGGACGACTGGCCCTGGCCGAACTGGACAAGCTCCTCGACAGCAAGGTTCGCCTGATCGCCGCACCGCACTGCTCCAATATTGCCGGCGAGATCAATCCGGTCGCTGACATTGCGGCGCGCGCGCATGCCAATAGCGCAGTGGTGGCCATCGACGGGGTCAGCTATGCGCCCCATGGCCTCCCTGACCTCGCCGCGCTTGGCGCCGACATCTATTTCTTCTCGGCCTATAAGGTCTATGGACCCCATCAGGGCGTCCTGGCCGTTCGGCCTGAGCTCGCGGCACAATTGCCCAATCAGGGCCACTTCTTCAACGATGCCAAGCCGCGCTACCGCCTGACACCCGCCGGCCCTGACCACGCCCAGATCGCCGCCCTTTCCGGCATGATCGACTATCTCGAAGCCGTCGCCGAGATTGCCGGCGACAAGGTCGAGGGCTTCGACCCCTTCCGCCGCGCCCATGCCGCCATGCGTGCCCAGGAAATCGCCCTGGCCACGCCCCTGCTCGCCTATCTCAGCCGCAAGAACTCCGTGCGCCTTATCGGCCCCGACAATCCCGCCGAGCGGGCGCCCACCATTGCTATGGCCCTGTCCGAGCCCGGAGCCGCCGTCGCCGCCCGGCTCGCCCGGCACGGCATCATGGCAAGCGGCGGTCACTTCTACGCCTATCGTCTGCTCGAAGGCGTCGGCATTGCGCCCGATCATGGCGTGCTGCGCCTGTCTTTCGTGCACTACACCACGCCTGAAGAAATCGACCGGCTGATCGCCGCCCTCGATGCGGAACTGCCCTGA